A single region of the Saprospiraceae bacterium genome encodes:
- a CDS encoding glycosyltransferase family 4 protein — translation MPGYKAGGPITSCWNLSNALSEKTKVYVLTSDRDLNETHPYPGITRDQWVEIQKNLFVCYLSPTQQTYKGICQQIKTVQADVIYLNSLFSLTFTIYPIHLKWRRKLNSRIILAPRGMLKASALQFKSLKKRWFIRVLRWMRLAKWITFHATDEEEVKDIKKHLGGNAQVFLIPNMPSLVTTYIPKEIGEVFHFLFVGRIHPIKGLLEALHYLKEVKHPLTFSIIGSNEVTSYWKECQILMDTLPDFIEVNYLGEVPPAQVKEIQKKQHFFLLPTQGENFGHAIFEALAMGLPVIISDQTPWKRLQELGIGWDLPLKSPSAFIDAITAAATMPPEAYERMSKTAWQYAKDFIDNKHLTQHYLTMFGIKQD, via the coding sequence ATGCCAGGCTATAAAGCCGGTGGTCCGATTACGTCCTGTTGGAATTTGTCAAACGCCTTAAGTGAAAAAACAAAGGTTTATGTCTTGACCAGTGATCGTGATCTGAATGAAACTCATCCATATCCTGGCATCACCCGGGATCAATGGGTCGAAATACAAAAGAATCTATTCGTTTGTTACCTATCTCCCACTCAACAAACTTATAAAGGTATTTGCCAGCAAATTAAGACTGTTCAGGCAGATGTAATCTATCTCAATAGTTTATTCTCTCTTACCTTCACCATTTATCCTATACACTTAAAGTGGAGAAGAAAATTAAATTCAAGAATTATCTTAGCCCCTCGGGGAATGCTTAAAGCAAGTGCTTTACAATTCAAATCGCTAAAGAAAAGATGGTTTATACGCGTTTTAAGATGGATGCGATTGGCAAAATGGATAACTTTTCATGCCACCGATGAAGAGGAAGTAAAAGACATAAAAAAACACTTGGGAGGAAATGCCCAGGTTTTTCTTATTCCAAATATGCCATCTCTGGTTACAACCTATATTCCTAAAGAAATTGGAGAAGTATTCCATTTTCTATTTGTGGGGCGCATTCATCCTATTAAGGGGCTTTTAGAGGCCTTGCATTATTTAAAAGAAGTCAAGCATCCACTGACTTTTTCTATTATTGGTTCTAATGAGGTGACCTCCTATTGGAAGGAATGTCAAATACTTATGGATACCTTACCTGACTTCATTGAAGTAAATTACCTAGGAGAAGTTCCGCCCGCACAGGTAAAAGAAATACAAAAAAAACAGCATTTTTTCTTGCTTCCTACCCAAGGCGAAAACTTTGGTCATGCCATTTTTGAAGCCTTGGCTATGGGGCTACCTGTCATCATTAGTGACCAAACGCCTTGGAAAAGACTACAAGAACTAGGCATAGGTTGGGACCTTCCTCTTAAGAGCCCCAGCGCTTTTATTGACGCCATAACAGCCGCCGCGACTATGCCTCCAGAAGCGTATGAAAGAATGTCTAAAACTGCCTGGCAATATGCCAAGGATTTTATTGATAATAAGCATCTTACCCAACACTATTTGACTATGTTTGGGATTAAACAAGACTAG